One genomic region from Tigriopus californicus strain San Diego chromosome 4, Tcal_SD_v2.1, whole genome shotgun sequence encodes:
- the LOC131879463 gene encoding uncharacterized protein LOC131879463, producing MELSKGETPRRSKICAVCFGEAETYHLNYGASACFSCRAFFRRTIQRSRNPSFHCKNGGMCEINVKTRRKCQACRFRNCITAGMQPDQVLNDTAKRTRFRKMLKKQVKDDPALETALEEDKPVVLRMVKKNKRLKSNEDDDEPSLNIKLEETSCDGMERHEPFNPKRGKSPKVTTSYQALPPVPLPFWDEPQPNQHVALHMEQNHEYGLTEYATIYDQRNSAKGSRHASDEENKNPFSELNGGSPKPFSENGSHLPELPDDFFTQMDQSLPQQTAMDELDVVYLDVDEQREEKKSRGKTKSIKQYQHRQRKQMMTFMERTKNAWYQSCSNTAIGEGVFQNWLEFHMGRYRMNKYVLRVLIVHLAKLFANFAFALPEFMSLSKADQCKLLYRNTPIFVQYFCGRFINAQTGQQQVEWLFPMKIDHDFAYQYSNLPKIPFSLVNQAVKAFKGSSAEELYEKKASELDNHPLLTSCNYLVAMTCLFGTSYATILDNETVIQGHLIDILTFSDWAAEVYACADKETLTNVISILEKMAVLFESNIRWEESECYFQEISNVITMPYTQEEECWLIRQFEKFDRAFHDVSFGEDILKEFVMFSYDVPLSKAFVPKLVSVFTERFRRIMKVHEEFNALNDHDQGQLLSNNVMDAVSLCIAKVENFETGNQQLKFALGKLDDGIFQQQYFGVMDVSQLKRMTLIRINDMTAMMGNSDLIKEFQGISSHLSSLVQSVDIFKLLIFITMFSTNDQVRSSSMDEVQNKYLTIFKRKLQSLSNSTFEDTFDQFKNALRDIRKLTRLITVILKSVA from the coding sequence ATGGAACTATCCAAAGGTGAGACCCCTCGGAGGTCCAAGATATGTGCCGTGTGCTTTGGCGAGGCTGAGACCTATCACCTCAACTATGGAGCTAGCGCTTGTTTTAGCTGTCGGGCGTTTTTTCGAAGGACCATCCAACGGTCTCGAAACCCCTCGTTTCATTGCAAAAATGGAGGCATGTGTGAGATCAATGTCAAAACCAGACGGAAGTGCCAAGCCTGTCGATTCCGCAATTGCATCACGGCTGGAATGCAGCCCGACCAGGTCCTCAACGATACTGCCAAACGTACCCGGTTCCGGAAGATGCTCAAGAAGCAAGTGAAGGATGATCCCGCTCTAGAAACCGCTCTGGAGGAGGATAAGCCTGTGGTCTTGCGAATGgtcaagaagaacaagaggcTAAAGAGCAATGAGGACGATGACGAGCCTTCATTGAATATCAAGTTAGAAGAAACCTCATGTGACGGTATGGAGCGCCATGAACCTTTCAATCCTAAAAGAGGGAAATCGCCAAAAGTAACAACCTCATATCAAGCATTACCTCCAGTACCTCTTCCCTTTTGGGATGAACCTCAACCTAATCAGCATGTGGCGTTGCACATGGAGCAAAACCATGAATATGGGCTCACAGAATACGCTACAATTTACGACCAACGCAATTCGGCCAAAGGAAGCAGACACGCAAGtgatgaagaaaacaaaaacccTTTTTCGGAGTTAAATGGAGGCTCGCCTAAGCCCTTTTCCGAAAATGGGTCTCACTTACCCGAGCTCCCCGACGATTTTTTCACCCAAATGGACCAAAGCCTTCCTCAGCAAACAGCCATGGATGAATTGGATGTTGTGTATCTTGATGTCGATGAGCAGagggaagagaaaaaatccagaggcaaaactaaGTCAATTAAACAATATCAGCACCGCCAGCGAAAACAGATGATGACATTTATGGAGAGAACTAAAAACGCTTGGTACCAATCTTGCTCCAATACCGCGATTGGTGAAGgggtgttccaaaattggctGGAATTTCACATGGGGCGTTACCGGATGAACAAATACGTGCTGAGGGTTTTAATTGTACACTTGGCCAAATTGTTTGCCAACTTCGCATTTGCCCTCCCGGAATTCATGTCCTTGAGCAAAGCCGATCAATGCAAACTTCTCTACCGCAATACTCCAATCTTTGTTCAATACTTTTGTGGTCGCTTCATCAACGCACAAACGGGTCAACAGCAAGTGGAATGGCTTTTCCCCATGAAAATTGACCACGATTTTGCATACCAATACTCTAATTTGCCCAAGATTCCCTTCTCATTGGTCAATCAAGCAGTAAAAGCCTTCAAAGGTTCGAGTGCAGAAGAGTTATACGAGAAAAAGGCCTCTGAGCTTGACAACCATCCTCTCCTGACCAGCTGTAATTACTTGGTGGCCATGACATGTTTATTTGGTACCAGTTATGCGACCATCCTAGATAACGAGACTGTGATTCAAGGCCATTTAATTGATATCTTGACATTCTCCGACTGGGCTGCGGAAGTTTATGCTTGTGCTGACAAGGAGACACTGACCAATGTCATTTCAATCCTTGAGAAAATGGCCGTGTTATTCGAATCCAATATCCGGTGGGAGGAATCCGAATGTTACTTTCAAGAGATCTCCAACGTTATCACCATGCCATATACGCAAGAGGAGGAGTGTTGGCTAATCCGCCAGTTCGAGAAATTTGATCGGGCCTTCCACGACGTTTCTTTCGGCGAAGACATCCTCAAGGAGTTCGTTATGTTCAGTTACGATGTCCCTTTGTCGAAAGCTTTTGTCCCAAAGCTTGTTTCCGTTTTTACCGAGCGGTTTCGTCGCATCATGAAAGTCCATGAAGAATTCAATGCACTCAATGACCATGATCAAGGCCAGCTCTTGTCCAATAACGTGATGGATGCCGTATCCCTCTGTATTGCCAAAGtggaaaattttgaaaccGGTAAtcaacaactcaaatttgctTTGGGAAAGTTGGACGATGGAATTTTCCAACAGCAATATTTTGGAGTGATGGATGTCTCCCAACTGAAACGGATGACGCTTATCCGGATCAATGATATGACTGCCATGATGGGCAATTCCGACCTGATCAAGGAGTTCCAGGGGATATCATCCCATTTGTCCAGTTTGGTGCAAAGTGtggacattttcaaactcCTTATTTTCATTACTATGTTTTCAACCAACGACCAAGTGAGATCCTCTTCTATGGACGAGGTCCAAAACAAATACCTGACTATCTTTAAGCGCAAATTGCAAAGTCTATCGAATTCTACCTTTGAAGACACCTTCGATCAATTCAAGAATGCACTCCGAGATATTCGCAAATTAACTCGACTCATCACGGTCATCCTGAAAAGTGTGGCTTGA
- the LOC131879467 gene encoding coatomer subunit epsilon-like: MSAGEVDELFDIKNAFFTGNFQQCITEAQKIKPSDPDATVEKDVFLYRAYLAQKKFGVVRDEIGPQSNALIQPLKKLAVYLQNANQREELVQEMETEMSGTVDLNNHVLLLVAASIFYQEENYEAALRVLHPSDHLECMALKLQTLLKMDRIDLARKELKVMQDKDDDATLTQLAQAWVNLQMGGDKIQDAYYIYQEMIDKFGSTPLLLNGQASSFIQQGKFQEAEGALQEALEKDPNNAETLINMIVLSQQTGKAPEVSNRYLTLLKDDDPKHPFLKTYSQKESDFDRMIAQYAVTA; encoded by the exons ATGTCCGCCGGCGAAGTGGACGAGCTCTTCGACATCAAAAACGCCTTCTTCACCGGCAACTTCCAACAATGCATCACTGAGGCTCAAAAGATCAAG CCCTCAGATCCGGACGCTACTGTGGAAAAAGATGTGTTTCTATACCGAGCCTATTTGGCTCAAAAGAAATTTGGCGTGGTTCGCGATGAAATTGGACCCCAATCCAACGCCTTGATTCAGCCACTCAAGAAACTGGCCGTTTATCTACAG AATGCCAATCAAAGAGAGGAGTTGGTTCAAGAGATGGAGACGGAGATGTCTGGAACTGTGGATTTGAACAATCACGTTCTCTTACTCGTGGCGGCCTCCATCTTCTATCAAGAGGAGAATTATGAGGCTGCTCTTCGGGTCCTCCATCCATCGGATCATCTGGAATGTATGGCCTTGAAGCTCCAAACCTTGTTGAAGATGGATCGGATCGATTTGGCAAGGAAAGAGTTGAAGGTCATGCAAGATAAGGACGATGATGCTACGCTGACTCAATTGGCACAAGCTTGGGTCAATCTCCAAATG GGCGGGGATAAGATCCAGGATGCTTACTACATTTATCAAGAAATGATTGATAAATTTGGATCCACGCCATTGCTGCTGAATGGACAGGCTAGTTCTTTTATTCAGCAAGGCAAGTTTCAAGAGGCGGAAGGTGCTCTACAAGAGGCCTTGGAAAAGGATCCCAACAATGCCGAGACTCTGATCAACATGATTGTGTTGTCTCAACAAACTGGCAAGGCGCCTGAG GTGAGCAATCGATATCTGACCCTGCTGAAGGACGATGATCCAAAGCATCCTTTTTTGAAGACCTATTCCCAAAAGGAGAGTGATTTTGATCGCATGATTGCTCAGTATGCGGTGACGGCGTGA